Proteins encoded by one window of Halorubrum ruber:
- a CDS encoding DNA topoisomerase I, with protein MSRGPELIITEKDNAARRIADILSGESATAERMNDVNVYEWGGKRCIGLSGHVVSVDFPAEYNDWRDVEPVELIDAPVTKTPTQEGIVAALRRLARNASRVVIATDYDREGELIGKEAYELVREVNEDVPVDRVRFSSITENEVQEAFANPDDLDFELAAAGEARQTIDLTWGAALTRFLSLSARQMGDDFISVGRVQGPTLKLIVDREREIQAFDPESYWELTGELAKAGGDPFEARYFYLNDEGNERERVWDGDVAEVLTEALAAADEATVDDVTRRTQTDDPPTPFNTTAFIRAAGSLGYSAQRAMSLAEDLYTAGYVTYPRTDNTVYPEDLEPEELIEELSAASTFGKDAASLLDGDEEIEPTEGDEETTDHPPIHPTGELPSASDLSDDEWEVYELIVRRFLATCADPATWERLRVVALANGEATPIAEGADGLAALRNPDDAAKPADLVADGGLRLKANGKRLLEAGYHDVYPYRSSDERIVPDVEVGETLSLSDRATEGKETQPPRRYGQSRLIEEMEKRQLGTKATRHRTIEKLYDRNYVESDPPRPTRLAEAVVEAAEEFADRIVSEEMTAQLEEDMAAIAAGEKEYDEVTEASRELLSRVFDDLTESREAVGDHLQNSLKADKTLGPCPECGADLLVRKSRQGSYFVGCDGYPDCEYTLPLPSTGKPLILDETCEEHDLRHVKMLAGRKTFVHGCPQCKADEADEQEDEVIGVCPECGEEHGGDLAIKRLRSGSRLVGCTRYPDCDYSLPLPRRGEIEITDETCEEHDLPHLRVHSGDEPWELGCPICNYREFTARQEGSELQAVEGIGEKTAAKLKDAGVDGVDELKSADPDDLASDVDGVGADTVRDWQAKAD; from the coding sequence ATGAGTCGCGGGCCCGAGCTGATAATCACGGAGAAGGACAACGCTGCGCGGCGCATCGCCGACATCCTGAGCGGCGAGTCCGCGACCGCGGAGCGGATGAACGACGTCAACGTCTACGAGTGGGGCGGCAAGCGGTGCATCGGGCTCTCCGGCCACGTCGTCAGCGTCGACTTCCCCGCCGAGTACAACGACTGGCGCGACGTCGAGCCGGTCGAGCTGATCGACGCGCCGGTCACGAAGACGCCGACGCAGGAGGGGATCGTCGCCGCGCTGCGCCGGCTCGCGCGCAACGCCTCCCGCGTCGTCATCGCGACCGACTACGACCGCGAGGGCGAACTGATCGGCAAGGAGGCGTACGAGCTGGTGCGCGAGGTGAACGAGGACGTGCCCGTCGACCGCGTGCGCTTCTCCTCGATCACCGAAAACGAGGTGCAGGAGGCGTTCGCGAACCCCGACGACCTCGACTTCGAGCTGGCGGCCGCGGGGGAGGCCCGACAGACGATCGACCTCACGTGGGGCGCCGCCTTGACCCGGTTCCTCTCCCTCTCGGCCCGACAGATGGGCGACGACTTCATCTCCGTCGGCCGGGTCCAGGGCCCGACGCTCAAGCTGATCGTCGACCGCGAGCGCGAGATCCAGGCGTTCGACCCCGAGTCCTACTGGGAGCTGACGGGCGAGTTAGCGAAGGCCGGCGGCGACCCCTTCGAGGCGCGCTACTTCTATCTCAACGACGAGGGCAACGAGCGCGAGCGCGTCTGGGACGGCGATGTCGCGGAGGTGCTCACCGAGGCGCTCGCCGCCGCCGACGAGGCGACCGTCGACGACGTCACGCGCCGGACGCAGACCGACGACCCGCCGACGCCGTTCAACACCACCGCGTTCATCCGCGCGGCCGGCTCGCTCGGCTACTCCGCGCAGCGCGCCATGTCGCTCGCGGAGGACCTCTACACCGCCGGCTACGTCACCTACCCGCGGACGGACAACACGGTGTATCCCGAGGATCTGGAGCCCGAGGAGCTGATCGAGGAGCTCTCGGCGGCCTCGACGTTCGGGAAAGACGCCGCGAGCCTGCTCGACGGCGACGAGGAGATCGAGCCGACCGAGGGCGACGAGGAGACGACCGACCACCCCCCGATCCACCCCACGGGGGAGCTCCCCTCGGCCTCGGACCTCTCCGACGACGAGTGGGAGGTGTACGAGCTGATCGTCCGCCGGTTCCTCGCGACCTGCGCCGACCCCGCGACGTGGGAGCGCCTCCGCGTCGTGGCGCTCGCGAACGGCGAGGCGACGCCGATCGCCGAGGGTGCCGACGGGCTCGCAGCCCTCCGAAATCCGGACGACGCGGCGAAGCCGGCCGACCTCGTCGCGGACGGCGGCCTGCGGCTGAAGGCCAACGGGAAGCGGCTCTTGGAGGCCGGCTACCACGACGTCTACCCGTACCGCTCCAGCGACGAGCGGATCGTCCCGGACGTGGAGGTCGGCGAGACGCTGTCGCTGTCGGACCGGGCCACGGAGGGCAAGGAGACCCAGCCGCCCCGCCGCTATGGCCAGTCCCGGCTCATCGAGGAGATGGAGAAGCGCCAGCTGGGGACGAAGGCGACCCGCCACCGGACCATCGAGAAGCTGTACGACCGCAACTACGTCGAGAGCGACCCGCCTCGACCGACGCGGCTCGCGGAGGCGGTCGTGGAGGCCGCCGAGGAGTTCGCCGACCGGATCGTCAGCGAGGAGATGACCGCCCAGCTCGAAGAAGACATGGCGGCCATCGCGGCCGGCGAGAAGGAGTACGACGAGGTGACCGAGGCATCCCGCGAGCTGCTCTCGCGCGTGTTCGACGACCTCACCGAGTCGCGCGAGGCGGTCGGCGACCACCTCCAGAACTCGCTGAAGGCGGACAAGACGCTCGGTCCGTGCCCGGAGTGCGGCGCGGACCTCCTCGTCCGGAAGTCGCGACAGGGGTCGTACTTCGTCGGCTGCGACGGCTACCCCGACTGCGAGTACACCCTGCCGCTCCCCTCGACCGGGAAGCCGCTCATCCTCGACGAGACCTGCGAGGAGCACGACCTCCGGCACGTGAAGATGCTCGCCGGCCGGAAGACGTTCGTCCACGGCTGCCCGCAGTGTAAGGCGGACGAGGCCGACGAGCAGGAGGACGAGGTGATCGGCGTGTGCCCCGAGTGCGGGGAGGAGCACGGAGGGGACCTGGCCATCAAGCGCCTCCGCTCCGGCTCCCGGCTCGTCGGCTGTACGCGCTACCCCGACTGCGACTACTCGCTGCCGCTCCCCCGGCGCGGCGAGATCGAGATCACCGACGAGACCTGCGAGGAACACGACCTCCCGCACCTCCGTGTCCACTCCGGCGACGAGCCGTGGGAGCTGGGCTGTCCGATCTGTAACTACCGCGAGTTCACGGCCCGGCAGGAGGGGTCGGAGCTCCAGGCGGTCGAGGGGATCGGCGAGAAGACCGCCGCGAAGCTGAAGGACGCGGGCGTCGACGGCGTTGACGAGCTCAAGTCAGCCGACCCGGACGACCTCGCGAGCGACGTCGACGGCGTCGGCGCCGACACCGTCCGCGACTGGCAGGCCAAGGCCGACTGA
- a CDS encoding Rid family detoxifying hydrolase, translated as MKETIHTDDAPAAVGAYSQATTDGDLVFTAGQIPLTPEGDLLDDAPIAVQTEQALDNLLAVLAEAGAGPEDVLKTTVFMADIDDFDEMNETYADYFDESPPARSAVQAGALPKGAGVEIEAVAVVE; from the coding sequence ATGAAGGAGACCATTCACACCGACGACGCGCCGGCGGCGGTGGGCGCGTACAGCCAGGCGACGACCGACGGGGACCTCGTGTTCACGGCCGGGCAGATCCCGCTGACGCCCGAGGGCGACCTGCTTGACGACGCGCCGATCGCGGTCCAGACGGAGCAGGCGCTCGACAACCTCCTCGCGGTGTTAGCGGAGGCGGGTGCCGGGCCCGAGGACGTGCTCAAGACGACGGTGTTCATGGCCGACATCGACGACTTCGACGAGATGAACGAGACGTACGCCGACTACTTCGACGAGTCGCCGCCGGCCCGCTCCGCGGTTCAGGCGGGCGCGCTCCCGAAGGGCGCCGGCGTCGAGATCGAGGCGGTCGCCGTCGTCGAGTAG
- a CDS encoding DUF7577 domain-containing protein yields MTGDQLLPLAAIFAGVAALNLAVTWFLVRRNRDPAELFGSVATRSSDGDGEGVGPTLALDGDSDADPTVEAGETSDGGSGDGPPPLDADGETVVCRHCGAENRAGYQYCRWCIRSGFVDEDAGVTAGSAMADRSL; encoded by the coding sequence ATGACGGGTGATCAGCTCCTCCCGCTCGCCGCGATCTTCGCCGGCGTGGCCGCGCTCAACCTCGCGGTGACGTGGTTCCTCGTCCGGCGGAACCGCGACCCTGCGGAGCTGTTCGGCTCGGTCGCGACCCGGTCGTCGGACGGCGACGGTGAGGGCGTTGGGCCGACGCTCGCGCTCGACGGCGACTCGGACGCCGATCCGACGGTCGAGGCGGGCGAGACGAGCGACGGCGGCAGTGGAGACGGTCCCCCGCCGCTCGACGCCGACGGGGAGACGGTCGTCTGCCGGCACTGCGGCGCGGAGAACCGGGCGGGATATCAGTACTGCCGGTGGTGTATCCGGTCGGGGTTCGTCGACGAGGACGCGGGCGTCACCGCGGGGAGCGCGATGGCCGACCGGTCGCTGTGA
- the ubaA gene encoding SAMP-activating enzyme E1: MSLSLDATQLDRYSRHVILDDVGPEGQKRLLDARVLVVGAGGLGAPAIQYLAAAGVGTIGIVDDDVVERSNLQRQVIHGDGDVGRKKVDSAAEFVADLNPDVDVERHELRLDAGNARELIADYDVVVGCSDNFATRYVVNDAARIEGVPVSHGAIYKFEGQVTTLSPDGPCYRCLFPEPPEPGTVPDCASTGVLGVLPGTVGCLQATEAVKLIMDVGEPLVGRMLFYDAMDLSFETVPYARNPDCPVCGDDGIDTIEGIDYAAGCQIDAA; this comes from the coding sequence ATGAGTCTCTCGCTCGACGCAACCCAACTCGACCGCTACTCCCGGCACGTCATCCTCGACGACGTCGGCCCGGAGGGGCAAAAGCGGCTGCTCGACGCCCGCGTCCTCGTCGTCGGCGCGGGCGGGCTCGGCGCGCCGGCGATCCAGTACCTCGCGGCCGCGGGCGTCGGGACGATCGGGATCGTCGACGACGACGTCGTCGAGCGGTCGAACCTCCAGCGACAGGTGATCCACGGCGACGGCGACGTGGGGCGAAAGAAGGTCGACTCGGCCGCGGAGTTCGTCGCCGACCTCAACCCCGACGTCGACGTCGAGCGCCACGAGCTGCGGCTCGACGCGGGCAACGCCCGCGAGCTGATCGCGGACTACGATGTCGTCGTCGGCTGCTCCGACAACTTCGCCACTCGCTACGTTGTGAACGACGCCGCCCGGATCGAGGGCGTGCCGGTGTCGCACGGCGCCATCTACAAGTTCGAGGGGCAGGTGACGACGCTGTCGCCCGACGGACCCTGCTACCGCTGCCTGTTCCCGGAGCCGCCGGAGCCGGGAACGGTGCCCGACTGCGCCAGCACGGGCGTCCTCGGCGTCCTCCCCGGGACGGTCGGCTGTCTTCAGGCGACGGAGGCGGTGAAGCTGATCATGGACGTTGGCGAGCCGCTCGTCGGTCGGATGCTGTTTTACGACGCGATGGACCTCTCGTTCGAGACGGTGCCGTACGCGCGCAACCCGGACTGCCCGGTGTGCGGCGACGACGGGATCGACACCATCGAGGGTATCGACTACGCGGCCGGCTGTCAGATCGACGCGGCCTGA
- a CDS encoding serine hydrolase domain-containing protein: protein MYFPDADEWERRDPEAVGLDPAAVEAAVDYHKLNGTPREQINYDFADHETWDEAEGDHGQRIGPHPARRGGPAGVVLKDGYLVAEWGDTHRADQAFSVAKSFLSVVAGVAWDRGEIDSVDDPVREYVDGGFEGDHNGAITWRHLLQQTSEWEGTLFGKPDAVDRNRAVGKDGEALDKSETRTLREPGTFWEYNDVRINRLSLALLRTIGRPLPRVLAENVTEPIGATDTWEWHGYYNSTVDVDGTAMKSVSGGGHWGGGLWISARDLARVGLLYLNDGAWDGNRLLSEAWVDASTEPCDVNEGYGYLWWLNENRTLWPSAPESAYAALGHGQNTVWVDPEHDLVVVLRWLRYDEDAEETDARTEQDRFYAKLLEGLD from the coding sequence ATGTACTTCCCCGACGCGGACGAGTGGGAACGGCGCGACCCCGAGGCGGTCGGGCTCGACCCGGCGGCGGTCGAGGCCGCGGTCGACTACCACAAGCTGAACGGCACGCCGCGCGAGCAGATCAACTACGACTTCGCGGACCACGAGACGTGGGACGAGGCGGAAGGCGATCACGGGCAACGGATCGGACCGCATCCGGCGCGCCGCGGCGGCCCCGCGGGGGTCGTGCTCAAGGACGGCTACCTCGTCGCGGAGTGGGGCGACACCCACCGCGCGGATCAGGCGTTCAGCGTCGCCAAGAGCTTCCTCTCGGTCGTCGCGGGCGTCGCGTGGGACCGCGGCGAGATCGATTCCGTCGACGACCCCGTCCGCGAGTACGTCGACGGCGGGTTCGAGGGCGACCACAACGGGGCGATCACGTGGCGGCACCTGCTCCAGCAGACCAGCGAGTGGGAGGGGACGCTGTTCGGCAAGCCCGACGCCGTCGACCGGAACCGAGCGGTCGGGAAGGACGGCGAGGCGCTCGACAAGTCGGAGACGCGGACGCTCCGCGAGCCCGGGACCTTCTGGGAGTACAACGACGTGCGGATCAACCGCCTCTCGCTCGCGCTGCTGCGGACGATCGGCCGGCCCCTTCCCCGCGTGCTCGCGGAGAACGTCACGGAGCCGATCGGCGCCACGGACACCTGGGAGTGGCACGGCTACTACAACTCGACGGTCGACGTGGACGGAACGGCGATGAAGAGCGTCTCGGGCGGCGGCCACTGGGGCGGCGGGCTGTGGATCTCCGCCCGCGACCTCGCGCGCGTCGGCCTGCTGTACCTCAACGACGGGGCGTGGGACGGGAACCGACTGCTCTCGGAGGCGTGGGTCGACGCGTCGACCGAGCCGTGCGACGTCAACGAGGGGTACGGCTACCTGTGGTGGCTCAACGAGAACCGGACGCTGTGGCCGAGCGCACCCGAGTCGGCGTACGCCGCGCTCGGCCACGGGCAGAACACCGTCTGGGTCGACCCCGAACACGACCTCGTCGTCGTGCTCCGCTGGCTCCGGTACGACGAGGACGCCGAGGAGACGGACGCGCGGACCGAGCAGGACCGGTTCTACGCGAAGCTGCTGGAAGGGCTCGACTAG
- a CDS encoding 50S ribosomal protein L15e, whose translation MARSFYSHIKEAWRSPKEGKLAELQWQRKQEWRDQGAIERIERPTRLDKARELGYKAKQGVIVARVSVRKGGSRKQRFKAGRRSKRQGVNRVSRRKSIQRIAEERASRKYRNLRVLNSYWVGEDGSQKWHEVILVDPAHPAIENDDQLNWICSDDHKGRAYRGLTSAGTKGRGQRKRGKGTEKTRPSVTGNDRQGK comes from the coding sequence ATGGCACGAAGTTTCTACTCGCACATCAAGGAGGCGTGGCGGTCCCCCAAGGAGGGGAAACTAGCGGAGCTGCAGTGGCAGCGCAAACAGGAGTGGCGCGACCAAGGCGCCATCGAGCGCATCGAGCGCCCCACCCGGCTTGACAAGGCCCGCGAACTGGGCTACAAGGCCAAGCAGGGCGTCATCGTCGCCCGCGTGAGCGTCCGGAAGGGCGGCTCGCGCAAGCAGCGCTTCAAGGCGGGCCGCCGCTCGAAGCGCCAGGGCGTCAACCGCGTCTCGCGGCGCAAGTCGATCCAGCGCATCGCCGAGGAGCGCGCCTCGCGGAAGTACCGCAACCTGCGCGTGCTCAACTCCTACTGGGTCGGTGAGGACGGCTCCCAGAAGTGGCACGAGGTCATCCTCGTGGACCCCGCCCACCCCGCGATCGAGAACGACGACCAGCTGAACTGGATCTGCTCGGACGACCACAAGGGCCGCGCGTACCGCGGCCTCACCTCGGCCGGCACCAAGGGCCGCGGCCAGCGCAAGCGCGGCAAGGGCACCGAGAAGACGCGCCCGAGCGTCACCGGTAACGACCGGCAGGGCAAGTAA
- a CDS encoding nicotinate-nucleotide--dimethylbenzimidazole phosphoribosyltransferase produces the protein MGDVRLVVVAGTTETAAIDGISAAGADPEIRVHTPSADLEIVEAGRPAPGSPVPVSPGGCPTPAVVTRAVRELLGPESLPVEFLDAGLEAPTAATVRDAGAAPGGDVRDPEPVPEAAAVFERARELAPELAEFGDEVDPGSDGDNESAELLVAETIPGGTTTALGALTALGERAAVSSSLPANPIERKRRVVAEGLDASGIDPGDAAGDPIEAVRLAGDPVLAAVAGLIVGCADTEVDVTLAGGTQLAAATALARHAGVDRPLPLATTSLVADDPTADLPALADDLDLTLSAADPGFAEGDHPALAAYARGEAKEGVGMGGALALAERAGVADAAIRDRIAAVTDRLLADRAGTEEEEEAPAANGGDAR, from the coding sequence ATGGGCGACGTGAGGCTCGTCGTCGTCGCCGGAACGACCGAGACGGCCGCCATCGACGGGATCAGCGCGGCGGGCGCCGACCCTGAGATCCGCGTCCACACGCCGAGCGCCGACCTCGAGATCGTCGAGGCGGGGCGCCCCGCGCCGGGTTCGCCCGTGCCGGTGAGCCCGGGCGGCTGCCCGACGCCCGCGGTCGTCACCCGGGCGGTCCGCGAACTGCTCGGCCCCGAGTCGCTCCCCGTCGAGTTTCTCGACGCCGGACTGGAAGCGCCGACCGCGGCGACGGTCCGCGACGCCGGCGCCGCCCCGGGCGGCGACGTCCGCGACCCGGAACCGGTCCCGGAGGCCGCGGCGGTCTTCGAGCGAGCCCGAGAGTTAGCCCCCGAACTGGCCGAATTCGGTGACGAGGTCGACCCCGGGAGCGACGGTGACAACGAATCCGCTGAACTCCTCGTCGCCGAGACGATCCCCGGCGGGACGACGACCGCGCTCGGCGCGTTGACCGCGCTCGGCGAGCGCGCCGCCGTCTCCTCGTCGCTGCCGGCGAACCCGATCGAGCGCAAGCGCCGCGTCGTCGCCGAGGGGCTGGACGCGAGCGGTATCGACCCGGGCGACGCGGCCGGCGACCCGATCGAGGCGGTCCGACTGGCGGGCGACCCCGTCCTCGCCGCCGTCGCCGGACTGATCGTCGGCTGCGCGGACACCGAAGTCGACGTCACCCTCGCGGGCGGCACCCAGCTCGCGGCCGCGACGGCCCTCGCCCGGCACGCAGGCGTCGACCGCCCGCTCCCGCTGGCGACCACGTCGCTCGTCGCCGACGACCCGACCGCCGACCTCCCCGCCCTCGCCGATGACCTCGACCTGACGCTGTCGGCCGCCGACCCCGGATTCGCCGAGGGCGACCACCCCGCGCTGGCGGCGTACGCCCGCGGCGAGGCGAAGGAAGGCGTCGGCATGGGCGGAGCGCTCGCGCTCGCGGAGCGTGCCGGCGTCGCCGACGCCGCCATCCGCGACCGGATCGCCGCCGTGACCGACCGCCTGCTCGCCGACCGCGCTGGAACCGAGGAGGAGGAGGAAGCCCCCGCCGCGAACGGAG